The following coding sequences are from one Natrarchaeobaculum sulfurireducens window:
- a CDS encoding S9 family peptidase translates to MNEIQARDYHDLVHAEDPQLSPEGDRIAFVRRRPDDDSYTATVHVVPVGGDETRQFTANDGVDSQPRWSPDGDLLAFVSTRGAGDREQVWLLPTDGGEAHQLTQVVGGVGSLEWSPDGSQLCFSQSVTAADREDGRDYAVDPDYEFETPDPRVIDRSIYRAATEYFDGRRSHVYVLDVAAALEEGPEGSDSSSDDDAEAADRSITRLTDGDADHIAPTWGDDGTVYYASKVGEEPDHSLRYAVLAHDLETGDVEAVTETTGWLGPNSLAATEDGRVAFEYTPEEQASMRQTDIRVYDPETDAEVTPTDPLDRTIARGVGVEWTPDGEELYFLTPDEGSQVCWAVPADASAEPRRIYGDGATVEEVSVGENAVAYVQSEWDHPGDVFVTTRGGNEVHRLTRINDGYLSERAVRQPEEIRFESEGESIQGWLLTPPTFDADDTDERYPLVVEIHGGPHAQWTTSGTMWHEFQTLAARGYVVFWCNPRGSTGYGEDHAMAIERDWGEVTLTDVLAGVDKVCKREYVDEAEVFVTGGSFGGFMTAWAVGHTDRFTAAVSQRGVYGLTGFYGSTDAFHLLEGDFATTPWEEPAFLWEQSPVAHVPEVDTPTLVLHSDRDFRTPANTAELFYLGLQKHGVDTRLVRYPREGHELSRSGEPAHVVDRLERIVRWFDGYSAYHDALPALEREQNAGLSSAPSENEE, encoded by the coding sequence ATGAACGAGATCCAAGCACGCGACTACCACGACCTCGTCCACGCCGAGGACCCCCAGCTGTCACCCGAGGGCGACCGCATCGCATTCGTCCGTCGTCGACCCGACGACGACTCGTACACCGCAACGGTCCACGTCGTCCCCGTCGGCGGCGACGAGACAAGGCAGTTTACGGCCAACGACGGCGTCGACAGCCAGCCCCGTTGGAGTCCAGACGGCGACCTCTTGGCCTTCGTAAGCACGCGCGGCGCAGGCGACCGCGAGCAGGTCTGGCTCCTGCCGACCGACGGTGGCGAGGCTCACCAACTAACTCAGGTCGTCGGCGGCGTTGGGAGCCTCGAGTGGAGCCCCGACGGCTCGCAGCTCTGTTTCAGCCAGTCGGTCACTGCCGCGGACCGCGAGGACGGTCGCGACTACGCGGTCGACCCCGACTACGAGTTCGAAACACCCGATCCGCGCGTGATCGACCGCTCGATCTACCGTGCCGCCACGGAATACTTCGACGGCCGACGGAGCCACGTCTACGTGCTGGACGTTGCGGCGGCGCTCGAGGAGGGTCCCGAGGGAAGTGACTCGAGTTCGGACGATGACGCCGAGGCCGCGGACCGGTCGATCACCCGTCTGACCGACGGCGACGCAGACCACATCGCGCCGACGTGGGGTGACGACGGGACGGTCTACTATGCAAGCAAGGTCGGCGAAGAGCCCGACCACTCGCTGCGCTATGCGGTGCTGGCCCACGACCTCGAGACGGGCGACGTCGAAGCAGTGACCGAGACGACCGGCTGGCTCGGCCCAAACTCGCTGGCGGCGACGGAAGACGGCCGGGTCGCGTTCGAGTACACCCCCGAGGAGCAGGCATCGATGCGCCAGACGGACATTCGCGTCTACGATCCCGAGACGGACGCGGAAGTGACGCCGACCGACCCGCTCGATCGGACCATCGCCCGCGGCGTCGGCGTCGAGTGGACGCCCGACGGCGAGGAGCTGTATTTCCTGACGCCTGATGAAGGGTCGCAGGTGTGCTGGGCCGTCCCGGCCGACGCGAGCGCGGAGCCACGGCGGATCTACGGCGACGGCGCGACCGTCGAGGAGGTTTCGGTCGGCGAGAACGCGGTCGCGTACGTCCAGAGCGAGTGGGACCATCCCGGCGACGTCTTCGTCACGACCCGCGGAGGCAACGAGGTCCACCGGCTGACCCGGATCAACGACGGGTACCTCTCGGAGCGAGCAGTGCGCCAGCCCGAAGAGATCAGATTCGAAAGCGAGGGCGAATCGATCCAGGGCTGGCTGTTGACGCCGCCGACGTTCGACGCCGACGACACCGACGAACGCTACCCGCTCGTCGTCGAAATCCACGGCGGTCCCCACGCCCAGTGGACGACGTCGGGGACGATGTGGCACGAGTTCCAGACGCTCGCCGCTCGCGGCTACGTCGTCTTCTGGTGTAACCCACGAGGCTCGACCGGCTACGGCGAAGACCACGCGATGGCAATCGAGCGCGACTGGGGCGAGGTGACGCTGACCGACGTGCTCGCCGGCGTCGATAAAGTGTGCAAACGCGAGTACGTCGACGAAGCGGAAGTGTTCGTCACCGGCGGCAGCTTCGGCGGGTTCATGACCGCCTGGGCCGTCGGCCACACCGACCGCTTCACCGCGGCCGTCTCTCAGCGCGGCGTCTACGGCCTCACCGGCTTCTACGGCTCGACCGACGCCTTCCACCTCCTCGAGGGCGATTTCGCCACGACGCCCTGGGAAGAACCCGCGTTCCTCTGGGAGCAGTCGCCGGTCGCCCACGTCCCCGAGGTCGACACACCGACGCTCGTGCTCCACTCGGATCGGGACTTCCGGACGCCCGCGAACACCGCCGAACTGTTCTACCTCGGCCTGCAGAAACACGGCGTCGACACCCGGCTCGTCCGCTACCCACGCGAGGGCCACGAACTCTCCCGATCCGGCGAACCCGCCCACGTCGTCGACCGACTCGAGCGCATCGTCCGCTGGTTCGACGGCTACTCCGCGTACCACGACGCGCTGCCAGCCCTCGAGCGCGAGCAGAACGCGGGACTCTCGAGCGCGCCGAGTGAGAACGAGGAGTGA
- a CDS encoding DUF5828 family protein, producing the protein MEESISGFKVRGDWGDVVEHGERITHALRDAGVHDPDGDHDARFARAFDEWDEWRPKAHETLERDVNEKTAEQAHVEEGKGEKAGKRPDEDIKTAGEKLSESYEQLEEDDTGAAVDNWKESIDYVARAADSAGRKALRRVEDTVYQNVMTQLAPYYFDNELVSANIQQSTRGVDNGEGFVFEVNVNDDVLKDDISALLAEYEDEVDRWHVEVEKDTDAAEAIEGVEPPPEPDNTSKSTTN; encoded by the coding sequence ATGGAAGAGAGTATCTCGGGGTTCAAGGTTCGCGGCGACTGGGGCGACGTCGTCGAACACGGCGAACGTATCACGCACGCGCTCCGCGACGCCGGCGTTCACGACCCCGACGGCGATCACGACGCCAGGTTCGCCCGCGCGTTCGATGAATGGGACGAGTGGCGACCGAAAGCCCACGAAACTCTCGAGAGAGACGTCAACGAGAAGACCGCAGAGCAGGCCCACGTCGAGGAAGGCAAAGGTGAGAAGGCGGGTAAACGGCCCGACGAAGACATCAAGACCGCCGGCGAGAAGCTCTCGGAGTCCTACGAACAACTCGAGGAAGACGACACCGGGGCGGCCGTCGACAACTGGAAAGAGTCGATCGACTACGTCGCGCGGGCCGCCGACTCGGCGGGTCGAAAAGCGTTGCGACGCGTCGAGGACACCGTCTACCAGAACGTGATGACCCAGCTCGCACCGTACTACTTCGACAACGAACTCGTCAGCGCGAACATCCAGCAGTCGACCCGCGGCGTGGACAACGGCGAGGGGTTCGTCTTCGAGGTCAACGTCAACGACGACGTGTTGAAAGACGACATCTCGGCATTGCTCGCGGAGTACGAAGACGAGGTCGACCGCTGGCACGTCGAGGTCGAGAAAGACACCGATGCGGCCGAGGCGATCGAGGGTGTCGAACCGCCGCCGGAGCCCGACAACACGTCGAAGTCGACGACGAACTGA
- the upp gene encoding uracil phosphoribosyltransferase: MPIEDRDNAYLVTHALAKDTLSRLRDVETEQVSFRKGLVKLGRICGYEIIDGRMETEYVEIDTPLEETMGERVKGLDDVVIINVLRAATPFVEGLLKAFPRARQGVISASRDEEAGRDEDGSFPITVDYVKLPEITEDDTVIVADPMLATGSTMGTVLEHVIENSPEPEHLIVLSAVSAPEGLLRVSEEVPEADLLTVSIDDRLDDDGFIVPGLGDAGDRAFRTT, translated from the coding sequence ATGCCGATCGAAGACCGGGATAACGCCTATCTCGTTACCCACGCACTGGCCAAGGACACCCTCTCGCGGCTGCGAGACGTCGAGACGGAACAGGTAAGCTTCCGCAAAGGACTCGTCAAGCTCGGGCGCATCTGTGGCTACGAGATCATCGACGGCCGCATGGAGACTGAGTACGTCGAAATCGACACCCCGCTCGAGGAGACTATGGGCGAGCGCGTGAAGGGACTCGACGACGTCGTCATCATCAACGTCCTGCGCGCGGCGACGCCGTTCGTCGAGGGGCTGTTGAAAGCGTTCCCGCGGGCCCGACAGGGCGTCATCAGCGCGAGCCGCGACGAGGAAGCTGGCCGCGACGAAGACGGTTCGTTCCCCATCACCGTCGACTACGTGAAACTGCCCGAGATCACCGAAGACGACACCGTCATCGTCGCCGACCCGATGCTCGCGACGGGCTCGACGATGGGGACGGTTCTCGAGCACGTCATCGAAAACTCCCCCGAACCCGAACACCTGATCGTCCTCTCGGCGGTCTCAGCGCCTGAAGGGTTGCTTCGCGTCAGCGAGGAGGTTCCCGAGGCCGACCTGCTGACGGTCTCGATCGACGACCGACTCGACGACGACGGCTTCATCGTCCCCGGACTGGGCGACGCCGGCGACCGCGCGTTCCGAACGACCTGA
- a CDS encoding amino acid ABC transporter ATP-binding protein, translating to MTDTETTTESTDVKHRSQSLLRIEDVYKSYGDERVLRGVSLEIDRGDVEVLVGPSGSGKSTLLRCLNRLTEVNDGQIYLGDLEVTGETNADEIRQQIGMVFQDINLFAHLTARKNIMLGLQKVRGMDKEDARDRADAELARVGLADQAESYPAQLSGGQKQRVGIARALAMDPEVMLFDEPTSALDPELSNEVLAVMRELVAEGMTMVVVTHEMRFARGAASSISFLENGEIVERGSPDRMFDDPTHERTKRFFESISHE from the coding sequence GTGACCGATACCGAGACGACTACCGAGTCGACCGACGTGAAGCATCGTTCCCAGTCGCTGTTGCGGATCGAGGACGTCTATAAGTCCTACGGCGACGAGCGCGTCCTCCGTGGCGTCTCCCTCGAGATCGACCGCGGTGACGTCGAGGTGCTCGTCGGCCCGTCCGGCTCGGGCAAATCGACCCTACTTCGGTGTCTCAACCGACTGACCGAGGTCAACGATGGCCAGATCTATCTCGGTGACCTCGAGGTGACCGGCGAGACGAACGCCGACGAGATCCGCCAGCAGATCGGCATGGTGTTCCAGGACATCAACCTGTTTGCCCACCTCACGGCGCGCAAGAACATCATGCTCGGCCTCCAGAAGGTCCGCGGGATGGACAAAGAGGACGCGCGCGACCGCGCGGACGCCGAACTCGCACGGGTCGGGCTGGCCGATCAGGCGGAGTCGTATCCGGCCCAACTCTCCGGCGGACAGAAACAGCGCGTCGGTATCGCCCGCGCGCTCGCGATGGACCCCGAAGTGATGCTGTTCGACGAGCCGACGAGCGCACTCGATCCCGAACTCAGTAACGAGGTGCTTGCAGTCATGCGCGAACTCGTCGCCGAGGGAATGACGATGGTCGTCGTTACCCACGAGATGCGCTTCGCTCGCGGAGCCGCCTCGAGTATTTCCTTCCTCGAAAACGGCGAGATCGTCGAACGCGGCTCGCCCGATCGAATGTTCGACGACCCGACCCACGAGCGAACGAAACGCTTCTTCGAGAGCATCAGCCATGAGTGA
- a CDS encoding potassium channel family protein, with amino-acid sequence MQPVFLVAGIVILVLVVVDLLWTTLWVDGGSGPISGRLTTGIWRGLRRIRKNRSRALSLAGPLILAATLATWIGLLWVGWTLLFAGGSTALVSAHTGQPADWTGRFYYVAYTMFTNGNGDYTPTTGTWEIASAFTTATGMAFVTLAVSYLLSVLGAVSQKRSFASDVTGLGERPEAFVATSWSDEEFRGLELPLESMADDLSVLADQHKSYPILHYYHSEGSDRASAVAVPILDEALTCYRHGIPDDAAPNPTLVADARSSVDSYLETLDTAFIEPAEDVPPEPDLEQLRERGVPTVEDEAFADATDDLDDRRRKLLGIVQADGWQWPRINRAE; translated from the coding sequence ATGCAACCGGTTTTTCTCGTCGCGGGTATCGTCATCCTCGTTCTCGTCGTCGTGGACCTTCTCTGGACGACGCTGTGGGTCGACGGCGGCTCCGGGCCGATCTCGGGTCGCCTGACGACCGGTATCTGGCGGGGTCTCCGTCGAATACGAAAGAATCGCTCGCGGGCGCTCTCGCTTGCCGGCCCGCTCATCCTCGCAGCGACGCTCGCGACGTGGATCGGCCTGCTCTGGGTCGGCTGGACGCTGTTGTTCGCCGGCGGCTCGACGGCGCTGGTCAGTGCACACACTGGCCAGCCAGCGGACTGGACCGGCCGGTTCTACTACGTCGCGTACACGATGTTCACGAACGGCAACGGCGACTACACGCCCACGACGGGCACCTGGGAAATCGCCAGCGCGTTCACGACGGCGACCGGGATGGCCTTCGTCACGCTCGCGGTCTCGTATCTGCTGTCAGTGCTGGGTGCCGTCTCACAGAAACGGTCGTTCGCCAGCGACGTCACCGGCCTCGGCGAGCGGCCCGAAGCCTTCGTTGCGACCTCCTGGAGCGACGAGGAGTTTCGTGGCCTCGAGTTGCCCCTCGAGTCGATGGCCGACGACCTCTCGGTGCTCGCCGACCAGCACAAGTCCTACCCGATCCTCCACTACTACCACAGCGAGGGAAGCGACCGGGCATCAGCGGTTGCCGTTCCAATCCTTGACGAAGCACTGACGTGTTATCGCCACGGGATTCCCGACGACGCGGCACCGAATCCGACGCTGGTCGCAGACGCCCGCTCGAGCGTCGACAGCTATCTCGAGACGCTGGATACGGCGTTCATCGAGCCGGCCGAAGACGTGCCGCCGGAGCCGGACCTCGAGCAACTGCGCGAGCGGGGCGTGCCAACAGTCGAGGACGAGGCGTTTGCGGACGCGACCGATGATCTCGATGACCGCCGACGAAAGCTCCTGGGGATCGTTCAGGCCGACGGGTGGCAGTGGCCGCGGATAAACCGAGCGGAGTGA
- a CDS encoding amino acid ABC transporter permease: protein MSVSKGLGLERLRASSISGERQVLFAALAVFWAWLLVRWVYDFTLGRWGVGPGAGENFISPAPVEAVAATLEGSVVALGPVRLPVDWLAALVDGVALAIDIGPALATGAWYTVVITSVAIVLGFFIAVPMAVLRVYGGPFRWVSLAYTELIRGTPLLAQLFVLYYTPYLAIWLNDMETVGQGFVPDYAFWIAIIGFTINGSAYQAEYIRGALESVDEGQLTAARALGLSKLEGIRHVVLPQTLRYAIPAWTNELVYLIKYSSLAGFITVPELYYRASRIASSTFEYTPIFTLLALVYIGIVLSATELMSDVERRVSVPGIGGADGRQQGGTE from the coding sequence ATGAGCGTCTCGAAAGGGCTCGGTCTCGAGCGACTGCGCGCCTCGAGCATCAGCGGCGAGCGACAGGTCTTGTTCGCAGCCCTCGCCGTCTTTTGGGCCTGGCTGCTCGTTCGCTGGGTGTACGACTTTACGCTCGGTCGGTGGGGCGTCGGTCCCGGTGCAGGCGAGAACTTCATCTCACCCGCGCCGGTCGAGGCCGTCGCCGCGACGCTCGAGGGCTCGGTCGTCGCCCTCGGCCCCGTTCGGCTGCCGGTCGACTGGCTCGCCGCACTCGTCGATGGCGTCGCCCTCGCGATCGACATCGGCCCTGCGTTAGCGACCGGTGCGTGGTATACGGTCGTCATCACGTCGGTTGCGATCGTTCTCGGCTTCTTCATCGCCGTTCCGATGGCGGTGCTACGCGTCTATGGCGGGCCGTTCCGCTGGGTTTCACTGGCGTATACGGAACTGATCCGGGGGACGCCGCTTCTCGCGCAGCTGTTCGTCCTCTACTATACCCCGTATTTAGCGATCTGGCTCAACGACATGGAAACCGTCGGACAGGGGTTCGTTCCCGATTACGCCTTCTGGATCGCCATCATCGGCTTTACGATCAACGGCTCGGCGTATCAGGCCGAGTACATCCGCGGCGCACTCGAGAGCGTCGACGAGGGCCAACTCACGGCGGCCCGCGCACTCGGCCTCTCGAAACTCGAGGGCATCCGACACGTCGTGTTGCCCCAGACGCTGCGGTATGCCATCCCGGCGTGGACGAACGAACTCGTCTACCTGATCAAGTACTCCTCGCTGGCGGGCTTTATCACCGTCCCGGAGCTGTACTACCGTGCGAGTCGAATCGCCTCCTCGACGTTCGAGTACACCCCGATCTTCACGCTGCTCGCGCTGGTGTACATCGGCATCGTCCTGTCGGCGACCGAACTCATGAGCGACGTCGAACGGCGCGTCTCCGTTCCCGGCATTGGCGGCGCTGACGGTCGCCAGCAAGGCGGGACAGAGTAG